One window from the genome of Streptomyces sp. WZ-12 encodes:
- a CDS encoding leucine--tRNA ligase, translating to MSETTTAAEVAAPHRYTAALAANIEARWQDFWEAEGTYEAPNPVGELAGDAEAVSRPKKFIMDMFPYPSGAGLHVGHPLGFIATDVYARYHRMTGHNVLHTLGFDAFGLPAEQYAVQTGTHPRVSTEANIVNMRRQLRRLGLGHDQRRSIETIDPAYYKWTQWIFLQIFNSWYDPEADKARPIDTLVAQFEAGTRPTPDGRPWSALSALERAEVLGEYRLAYASDAPVNWCPGLGTVLANEEVTAEGRSERGNYPVFKAKLRQWNMRITAYADRLLRDLDALDWPEAIKLQQRNWIGRSEGARVDFPVGDAHKITVFTTRQDTLFGATYMVLAPEHPLIAGNGSDSIVPDAWPEGTHDVWTGGHATPAEAVAAYRKQAAAKSDVERQAEAKDKTGVFTGVYATNPVSGEQVPVFIADYVLMGYGTGAIMAVPAHDSRDFAFARAFELPMRCVVEPTDGRSTDPATWDEAFAAYDAKLVNSSGDTVSLDGLGVTEAKAKITEWLAANGIGEGTVNYRLRDWLFSRQRYWGEPFPIVYDEDGVAHSLPESMLPLELPEVDDYSPRTFDPDDADTQPETPLSRNDEWVNVELDLGDGRGVRRFRRETNTMPNWAGSCWYELRYLDPKNDEALVDPAVEQYWMGPREGQPHGGVDLYVGGAEHAVLHLLYARFWSKVLHDLGHVSSVEPFHKLYNQGMIQAYVYRDARGIAVPAAEVEEHDGGVFYYEGGKVSRLLGKMGKSLKNAVTPDEICAEYGADTLRLYEMAMGPLDVSRPWDTRAVVGQYRLLQRLWRNVVDEATGEVTVVDTEPDEATLRALHKAIDGVAQDMANLRFNTAIAKITELNNHLTKVGGPVSRTVAERLVLLVAPLAPHIAEELWRKLGHNESVVHADFPVADPAYVVDETVTCVVQIKGKVKARLEVAPAISDADLEAAALAEPAVVAALDGAGIRKVIVRAPKLVNIVPA from the coding sequence ATGAGCGAGACGACTACCGCTGCCGAGGTGGCAGCGCCGCACCGCTACACGGCCGCGCTGGCCGCCAACATCGAGGCACGCTGGCAGGACTTCTGGGAGGCGGAGGGGACCTACGAGGCCCCGAACCCGGTCGGGGAACTGGCCGGTGACGCCGAGGCGGTGTCCCGTCCCAAGAAGTTCATCATGGACATGTTCCCGTACCCCTCCGGTGCGGGACTGCACGTCGGCCACCCCCTGGGCTTCATCGCCACCGACGTCTACGCCCGTTACCACCGCATGACGGGCCACAACGTCCTGCACACCCTGGGCTTCGACGCCTTCGGCCTGCCCGCCGAGCAGTACGCCGTGCAGACCGGCACCCACCCGCGGGTCTCCACCGAGGCCAACATCGTCAACATGCGGCGCCAGTTGCGCCGCCTGGGCCTGGGCCACGACCAGCGCCGCTCGATCGAGACCATCGACCCGGCGTACTACAAGTGGACCCAGTGGATCTTCCTGCAGATCTTCAACTCCTGGTACGACCCGGAGGCCGACAAGGCGCGGCCGATCGACACCCTGGTCGCCCAGTTCGAGGCCGGCACCCGGCCCACCCCCGACGGGCGGCCCTGGAGCGCGCTGAGCGCCCTGGAACGGGCCGAGGTCCTGGGCGAGTACCGCCTGGCCTACGCCTCGGACGCCCCGGTCAACTGGTGCCCCGGACTGGGCACGGTGCTGGCCAATGAGGAGGTCACCGCCGAGGGCCGCTCCGAGCGCGGCAACTACCCGGTCTTCAAGGCCAAGCTGCGCCAGTGGAACATGCGCATCACCGCCTACGCGGACCGGCTGCTGCGCGACCTGGACGCGCTGGACTGGCCGGAGGCCATCAAGCTGCAGCAGCGCAACTGGATCGGCCGCTCCGAAGGCGCCCGCGTCGACTTCCCGGTCGGCGACGCCCACAAGATCACGGTCTTCACCACCCGCCAGGACACCCTGTTCGGCGCGACCTACATGGTCCTGGCCCCCGAGCACCCGCTGATCGCCGGCAACGGTAGCGACTCGATCGTCCCCGACGCCTGGCCCGAGGGCACCCACGACGTGTGGACCGGCGGCCACGCCACCCCCGCCGAGGCCGTCGCCGCCTACCGCAAGCAGGCCGCCGCCAAGTCCGACGTCGAGCGGCAGGCCGAGGCCAAGGACAAGACCGGCGTCTTCACCGGCGTCTACGCCACCAACCCGGTCAGCGGCGAGCAGGTCCCGGTCTTCATCGCCGACTACGTGCTGATGGGCTACGGCACCGGCGCCATCATGGCCGTCCCGGCGCACGACAGCCGCGACTTCGCCTTCGCCCGCGCCTTCGAGCTGCCCATGCGCTGCGTCGTCGAGCCGACCGACGGCCGCAGCACCGACCCGGCCACCTGGGACGAGGCGTTCGCCGCCTACGACGCGAAGCTGGTCAACTCGTCCGGCGACACCGTCTCGCTGGACGGCCTGGGCGTCACCGAGGCCAAGGCGAAGATCACCGAGTGGCTGGCCGCCAACGGCATCGGCGAGGGCACCGTCAACTACCGGCTGCGCGACTGGCTGTTCAGCCGCCAGCGCTACTGGGGCGAGCCGTTCCCGATCGTCTACGACGAGGACGGCGTGGCGCACTCGCTGCCCGAGTCGATGCTGCCCCTGGAACTGCCCGAGGTCGACGACTACTCGCCGCGCACCTTCGACCCGGACGACGCCGACACCCAGCCCGAGACCCCGCTGTCCCGTAATGACGAGTGGGTCAACGTCGAGCTGGACCTGGGCGACGGGCGCGGGGTGCGGCGCTTCCGGCGCGAGACCAACACCATGCCCAACTGGGCCGGTTCGTGCTGGTACGAGCTGCGCTACCTGGACCCGAAGAACGACGAGGCGCTGGTCGACCCGGCCGTCGAGCAGTACTGGATGGGCCCGCGCGAGGGCCAGCCGCACGGCGGCGTCGACCTGTACGTGGGCGGTGCCGAGCACGCGGTGCTGCACCTGCTGTACGCCCGCTTCTGGTCCAAGGTGCTGCACGACCTGGGGCACGTCTCGTCCGTCGAGCCGTTCCACAAGCTGTACAACCAGGGCATGATCCAGGCGTACGTCTACCGGGACGCCCGCGGCATCGCCGTCCCGGCGGCGGAGGTCGAGGAGCACGACGGCGGCGTCTTCTACTACGAGGGCGGCAAGGTCTCCCGGCTGCTGGGCAAGATGGGCAAGTCCCTGAAGAACGCGGTCACGCCGGACGAGATCTGCGCCGAGTACGGCGCGGACACCCTGCGCCTGTACGAGATGGCGATGGGCCCGCTGGACGTGTCGCGCCCGTGGGACACCCGCGCCGTCGTCGGCCAGTACCGCCTGCTGCAGCGGCTGTGGCGCAACGTGGTGGACGAGGCGACCGGCGAGGTCACCGTCGTCGACACCGAGCCGGACGAGGCCACCCTGCGGGCCCTGCACAAGGCGATCGACGGCGTCGCCCAGGACATGGCGAACCTGCGCTTCAACACCGCCATCGCCAAGATCACCGAGCTGAACAACCACCTGACCAAGGTGGGCGGCCCGGTTTCGCGCACCGTGGCGGAGCGGCTGGTGCTGCTGGTCGCCCCGTTGGCGCCGCACATCGCCGAGGAGCTGTGGCGCAAGCTGGGGCACAACGAGTCCGTGGTGCACGCCGACTTCCCGGTCGCCGACCCGGCGTACGTCGTGGACGAGACGGTGACCTGCGTCGTCCAGATCAAGGGCAAGGTCAAGGCCCGCCTGGAGGTCGCACCGGCGATCTCCGACGCGGACCTGGAGGCGGCGGCGCTGGCCGAGCCGGCGGTCGTCGCGGCACTGGACGGCGCGGGCATCCGGAAGGTGATCGTCCGCGCCCCGAAGCTGGTGAACATCGTGCCTGCGTGA
- a CDS encoding DegV family protein, whose translation MSRHVAIVTDSTAYLPRAAVERHRITAVPLTVVLGDRALEEGTEISARSVAQALQKRRPVTTSRPSPAVFAETYRALAGAGASSIVSLHLSSEFSGTYDAAVLAAKDAPVPVRVVDTGMVAMALGFCALAAAEAVDAGGDADDAVAAAEKRASGTSAYFYVDTLDYLRRGGRIGAAQALLGSALAVKPILQLADGRIELLEKVRTASKAIARLEEIAVEGAGEGQVDIAVHHLAAAERADALAERLRERVPGLNELHVSEVGAVIGAHTGPGLLGAVVSPR comes from the coding sequence ATGTCCCGCCATGTCGCGATCGTCACCGATTCCACGGCCTACCTGCCGCGCGCGGCCGTTGAACGCCACCGCATCACGGCCGTGCCGCTGACCGTCGTCCTGGGGGACCGGGCCCTGGAAGAGGGCACCGAGATCTCCGCGAGATCCGTTGCCCAAGCGCTCCAGAAGCGCCGGCCCGTCACAACCTCCCGGCCGAGCCCCGCCGTATTTGCGGAAACGTATCGCGCCCTCGCCGGGGCCGGAGCGAGCAGCATCGTTTCGCTTCACCTCTCGTCGGAGTTCTCCGGCACGTACGACGCGGCGGTGCTGGCGGCCAAGGACGCCCCGGTCCCGGTACGGGTCGTGGACACCGGGATGGTGGCGATGGCCCTCGGGTTCTGCGCGCTCGCCGCGGCGGAGGCGGTGGACGCCGGTGGGGACGCCGACGACGCGGTGGCCGCCGCCGAGAAACGCGCCTCGGGCACCTCCGCCTACTTCTACGTCGACACCCTCGACTACCTACGGCGCGGCGGTCGGATCGGCGCGGCGCAGGCACTGCTCGGCTCGGCGCTCGCCGTCAAGCCGATCCTTCAACTCGCCGACGGGCGCATCGAACTGCTGGAGAAGGTCCGCACGGCCTCCAAGGCCATCGCGCGCCTGGAGGAGATCGCCGTTGAGGGTGCGGGGGAGGGTCAAGTGGATATCGCGGTCCATCACCTCGCGGCGGCGGAGCGGGCCGATGCGTTGGCGGAACGGCTCCGCGAACGGGTGCCGGGTCTGAACGAGTTGCACGTGAGCGAGGTCGGCGCGGTGATCGGCGCGCATACCGGGCCGGGGCTGCTGGGGGCCGTGGTCTCGCCGAGGTGA
- a CDS encoding ComEA family DNA-binding protein, which yields MRARAAVIFGAVPQGGGTGAGSGEEGESGSGLRRTGHAEAGGRADDGAGVVAGVGAGAGVGADALGAYAPGGGCGRSDSGAEGPHPHRAPPPREHDPPGARRAERWWPAVRERLPLWLQLRCGTDPKALVALVLVLLVGVGFAVQHFWAASPEPVRAPSAEGAVAVPGRGGRSPAPSVPSAHAESSGATTGAPPGGAGRVLVVDVVGKVRRPGIQRLPAGSRVTDALEAAGGVVNGTDLRGLNRARLLTDGEQIAVGTVGAGAGAGALGGAAGSGGSGSSGSGASGLASGPVSLNSATEQQLDALPGVGPVLARRIIEFRTRHGGFTSVDQLRQVAGIGERRLADLRSLVTP from the coding sequence ATGCGGGCTCGGGCCGCGGTGATCTTCGGCGCCGTCCCTCAAGGCGGTGGAACGGGGGCAGGGAGTGGTGAGGAGGGCGAGAGCGGCAGTGGTCTGAGGAGAACGGGGCACGCGGAGGCGGGTGGGAGAGCTGACGACGGTGCAGGAGTCGTCGCCGGTGTGGGAGCCGGCGCGGGTGTGGGGGCGGATGCCCTTGGTGCGTATGCTCCCGGCGGTGGCTGTGGCCGGTCCGACTCGGGTGCGGAAGGGCCGCATCCGCATCGTGCACCGCCTCCTCGTGAGCACGACCCTCCGGGTGCTCGCAGGGCGGAGCGCTGGTGGCCCGCGGTGCGTGAACGGCTGCCGCTGTGGCTCCAGTTGCGGTGCGGCACGGACCCGAAGGCGCTGGTGGCGCTGGTCCTGGTGCTCTTAGTGGGCGTGGGTTTCGCCGTCCAACACTTTTGGGCGGCGAGTCCGGAGCCGGTGCGGGCGCCGAGTGCCGAGGGGGCGGTTGCGGTGCCAGGAAGAGGCGGTCGCTCGCCGGCTCCTTCGGTGCCGTCGGCACATGCCGAATCCTCCGGTGCGACCACGGGTGCGCCGCCGGGCGGGGCCGGCCGGGTGTTGGTCGTGGACGTCGTGGGGAAGGTACGGCGGCCGGGAATCCAACGGCTGCCGGCGGGCTCGCGGGTGACCGACGCGCTGGAGGCCGCGGGCGGCGTGGTGAACGGGACGGACCTCCGCGGGCTCAACCGGGCGCGGCTGCTGACCGACGGCGAGCAGATCGCGGTTGGGACAGTGGGCGCGGGCGCAGGGGCCGGTGCGCTGGGTGGTGCGGCCGGGAGCGGCGGTTCGGGGAGTTCGGGCAGTGGCGCGTCGGGCCTGGCGAGCGGGCCGGTGAGCCTCAATTCCGCGACGGAACAGCAGCTTGACGCCTTGCCCGGAGTGGGCCCGGTCCTGGCCCGCCGCATCATCGAATTCCGCACCCGGCACGGTGGGTTCACGTCGGTGGACCAGCTCCGTCAGGTGGCCGGCATCGGCGAGCGGCGGCTTGCCGATCTGCGCTCCTTGGTTACGCCATGA
- a CDS encoding ComEC/Rec2 family competence protein: MTSAGEGATSPRNAVASTDGGPAKDATVGSTTAEGAADTARNAPADLRLVGPAVAAWAAAAVALGAPGGAVAVGCTVAVVLAVFALWRAGALRVLALGTSARSRAVGAEDEGRGGPASGRFARGRGPRRGRAAGALVALAAVLLCAAAAAASAALHAADVRRGPLPTLAQRYAQLTVELELTGDPRLTRPKVRGSQRTPPALVFTADAVRTTAPDGTVTAARTPVLAVVQQHETKGAKGVKSAGKAGEAGAGRSADGGGGGLAPEWRRLLPSTRIRVTARAAPALMAADRTAAVLRVTAAGPPAVVAPPSALQRLAGKLRAGLREATDGLRPDARALLPGLVVGDISRVPADLDDAFRATDLTHLLAVSGSNLTIVLTVLIGPPHLAGQAERRGLARRLRLSLRGTALVGGALALGFVVVCRPDPSVLRAAACGLITLLAIGTGRRRTLLPALAAAVLLLILYDPWLARRYGFLLSVLATGALLLLAPRWSAALQRRRVPSRLAEVIAAAAAAQAVCAPVIVVIAARVGLVGVPCNLLAELAVTPATILGFAALAVAPVALPVAKLLAWCAGWPAEWIAGVARTGAELPGAEVEWTGGWWGGLTLAVVTVVLLAVGRRVLRRRWLSVLCALAVVLAVFRPAPLTRVLTGWPPPDWRVVACNVGQGDGLVLAAGDGTALVVDAGPEPRAIDRCLTELGVHQIPLLVLTHFHADHVDGLPGVLRGRSVGAIETTTLQEPYSQAKFVRAVATEAKVPVIRAAPGERRHLGALTWEVLWPTAPSLPKAGAGQPGPSLPDGGEFSGPNDASVALLVRTEGLTVLLLGDLEPPAQQALLAAHPELAAVDVLKVAHHGSAYQDPELMQRLIPRLALVSCGAGNPYGHPAPRTIAALRARGTLVLRTDTDGAIAVVGTSGKLSAVVGGRRPRGRSGGGGGRGVGSRTGTGTGYRPGCRSRSRSRRRSSRRGGRWAQQSRPMQRRRLIHTETAGTPATTSASATPRAPVTTSASATPRAPATLRRPLRQRRPMHQRRWRDDTGRGRISDGRGHRGCLPPADIR; the protein is encoded by the coding sequence ATGACGTCGGCAGGGGAGGGCGCCACCTCGCCCCGTAATGCCGTGGCGTCGACGGATGGTGGGCCGGCGAAGGACGCCACGGTGGGCAGCACCACGGCGGAGGGCGCGGCGGATACCGCACGGAACGCGCCCGCTGACCTGCGGCTCGTCGGCCCCGCGGTGGCGGCATGGGCGGCGGCAGCGGTGGCGTTGGGCGCGCCGGGTGGTGCGGTGGCCGTGGGGTGCACGGTGGCCGTGGTGCTCGCGGTGTTCGCGCTCTGGCGGGCCGGGGCGTTGCGGGTGTTGGCGCTCGGCACGTCCGCCCGTTCTCGTGCCGTAGGTGCCGAGGACGAGGGCCGTGGTGGTCCGGCGTCCGGCCGGTTCGCGCGGGGCCGTGGGCCAAGGCGCGGACGCGCCGCGGGGGCGCTCGTGGCGTTGGCGGCGGTGTTGCTGTGCGCCGCGGCGGCGGCCGCGTCCGCGGCGCTGCATGCCGCGGACGTGCGGCGCGGGCCGCTGCCCACCTTGGCGCAGCGGTACGCCCAGCTCACGGTGGAGCTGGAGTTGACCGGAGATCCCCGGTTGACCCGGCCCAAGGTGCGGGGGTCGCAACGGACGCCGCCGGCACTGGTGTTCACCGCTGACGCCGTCCGCACCACGGCCCCGGACGGGACGGTAACCGCCGCCCGCACCCCCGTACTGGCGGTCGTGCAGCAGCACGAAACGAAGGGTGCGAAGGGGGTGAAGAGTGCGGGGAAGGCAGGGGAAGCGGGGGCGGGGCGGAGTGCTGATGGGGGAGGGGGCGGGTTGGCGCCGGAGTGGCGGAGGTTGCTGCCGTCGACTCGGATCCGGGTGACGGCGCGTGCCGCGCCGGCGCTGATGGCGGCGGACCGGACGGCCGCCGTGTTGCGGGTGACCGCCGCCGGGCCTCCGGCCGTGGTGGCGCCGCCGTCCGCCCTCCAACGACTGGCCGGGAAACTGCGCGCCGGGCTGCGCGAGGCGACCGATGGATTGCGCCCGGACGCCCGTGCACTGCTGCCGGGCCTCGTCGTGGGCGACATCTCACGGGTGCCGGCCGATCTCGACGACGCCTTCCGCGCCACCGATCTGACGCATCTGCTCGCCGTCTCCGGCAGCAACCTGACCATCGTGCTCACCGTACTGATCGGCCCACCGCACCTCGCCGGCCAGGCCGAACGGCGGGGGTTGGCACGCCGGTTGAGACTCTCGCTGCGCGGCACCGCGCTGGTCGGCGGCGCCCTCGCGCTCGGTTTCGTCGTGGTGTGCCGCCCGGACCCCAGCGTGCTGCGGGCCGCCGCCTGCGGGCTGATCACCCTGCTCGCCATCGGTACCGGCCGCCGGCGCACGCTGCTTCCCGCGCTCGCCGCCGCCGTCCTGCTCCTGATCCTCTACGACCCGTGGCTGGCCCGGCGTTACGGCTTCCTGCTCTCCGTCCTGGCGACGGGCGCGCTGCTCCTGCTCGCTCCCCGCTGGAGCGCCGCTCTCCAGCGTCGCCGGGTGCCGTCCCGACTCGCCGAGGTGATCGCTGCCGCGGCCGCCGCCCAGGCGGTCTGCGCGCCGGTCATCGTGGTGATCGCGGCGCGGGTGGGACTGGTCGGCGTGCCCTGCAACCTGCTCGCCGAACTGGCCGTGACGCCCGCGACGATCCTGGGATTCGCGGCGCTCGCGGTGGCTCCGGTGGCCCTGCCGGTCGCCAAGTTGCTGGCGTGGTGCGCGGGTTGGCCGGCCGAGTGGATCGCCGGTGTCGCCCGTACGGGGGCGGAGCTGCCGGGCGCGGAGGTCGAGTGGACGGGAGGCTGGTGGGGCGGGCTGACGCTCGCCGTCGTCACCGTGGTGCTGTTGGCGGTCGGCCGGCGGGTGCTGCGCCGCCGCTGGCTGAGTGTGCTGTGCGCGCTGGCCGTGGTCCTGGCGGTGTTCCGCCCCGCGCCGTTGACCCGGGTGCTGACCGGCTGGCCACCGCCGGACTGGCGGGTGGTGGCGTGCAATGTGGGGCAGGGCGACGGGTTGGTGCTGGCAGCCGGCGACGGTACGGCGCTGGTGGTGGACGCCGGGCCCGAGCCCCGTGCCATCGACCGCTGTCTGACCGAGCTGGGCGTGCACCAGATCCCGTTGCTCGTTCTCACGCACTTTCACGCGGACCATGTGGACGGTCTGCCCGGGGTGTTGCGCGGGCGTTCGGTCGGAGCGATCGAGACCACGACGCTCCAAGAGCCCTACAGTCAGGCGAAGTTCGTACGGGCTGTGGCGACCGAGGCCAAGGTACCCGTCATCCGTGCGGCGCCGGGGGAGCGGCGTCATCTCGGGGCGCTTACGTGGGAAGTCCTCTGGCCGACCGCTCCGTCGCTGCCGAAGGCGGGTGCGGGCCAGCCGGGGCCGTCGTTGCCCGATGGTGGCGAGTTCTCCGGGCCCAACGACGCGAGCGTCGCCCTGTTGGTCCGGACGGAGGGACTGACCGTCCTGCTGCTGGGCGATCTCGAACCACCGGCTCAGCAGGCGTTGTTGGCCGCCCACCCGGAGCTGGCCGCCGTCGACGTCCTGAAGGTGGCACACCATGGTTCCGCTTATCAGGACCCCGAGTTGATGCAGCGCCTGATACCGCGTCTGGCGCTCGTCTCCTGCGGCGCCGGAAACCCGTACGGGCATCCCGCACCGCGCACCATCGCGGCGCTGCGGGCCCGGGGCACCCTGGTGCTGCGTACCGACACCGACGGCGCCATCGCGGTCGTCGGCACCTCCGGCAAGCTGTCCGCGGTGGTCGGCGGACGCCGGCCCAGGGGGCGTTCCGGCGGCGGGGGCGGACGCGGGGTCGGGTCCAGGACCGGGACCGGGACCGGATATCGACCTGGATGCCGGTCCAGAAGCCGGTCGAGACGGCGGTCCAGCCGTCGGGGCGGCCGATGGGCACAGCAGAGCCGACCGATGCAGCGAAGACGGCTCATACATACGGAGACGGCCGGTACACCAGCGACGACCAGTGCATCAGCGACGCCCCGTGCACCGGTGACGACCAGCGCATCAGCGACGCCCCGTGCACCGGCGACGCTGCGACGGCCCTTGCGGCAGCGACGACCGATGCACCAGCGACGATGGAGAGACGACACAGGGAGAGGACGCATATCTGATGGACGAGGCCACCGCGGATGCTTACCTCCGGCGGATATCCGCTGA
- a CDS encoding arylamine N-acetyltransferase family protein: MDEATADAYLRRISADRPGAPDDEALRALQLRHLRAVPFENLAIHLGEEIVLAEQPLLDKIVEAGRGGFCYELNGAFAALLRALGYEVELLSARVFGPEGIGIPYDHLALRVRTSTGSWLVDVGFGRHSHHPLRLDGDAEQMDPGGRFRIVETGEGDLDVSRDGEPQYRLEQRPRELADFEAGCWWQRTSPRSHFRRSLVCSRLTETGRVTLSGRTLVLTGAEGVREERELSAAEVLPAYRTHFGIVLDREPVLVLEGRAGEEDGREG; encoded by the coding sequence ATGGACGAGGCCACCGCGGATGCTTACCTCCGGCGGATATCCGCTGACCGGCCGGGCGCACCCGACGACGAGGCGCTGCGTGCGCTGCAACTGCGTCATCTGCGGGCCGTGCCGTTCGAGAACCTCGCCATTCATCTGGGGGAGGAGATCGTGCTCGCGGAGCAGCCGCTGCTGGACAAGATCGTCGAGGCCGGTCGCGGCGGGTTCTGTTACGAGCTCAACGGTGCGTTCGCGGCGCTGCTCCGGGCGTTGGGGTACGAGGTCGAGCTGCTCTCGGCGCGGGTGTTCGGGCCCGAGGGGATCGGGATTCCCTACGACCACCTGGCGCTGCGGGTCCGCACGTCCACCGGGTCCTGGCTCGTGGACGTCGGCTTCGGGCGGCACAGCCACCACCCGCTGCGGCTCGACGGCGATGCGGAGCAGATGGACCCCGGCGGGCGCTTCCGCATAGTGGAGACCGGGGAGGGGGACCTCGACGTCTCCCGGGACGGGGAGCCGCAGTACAGGCTGGAGCAACGCCCGCGCGAGCTCGCGGACTTCGAGGCCGGCTGCTGGTGGCAGCGGACGTCGCCCAGGTCGCATTTCAGGCGGTCACTGGTCTGCTCGCGGCTCACGGAGACGGGCCGGGTGACGCTCTCCGGGCGCACGCTGGTGCTCACCGGCGCCGAGGGCGTCCGCGAGGAGCGCGAGCTGAGTGCGGCGGAGGTCCTGCCGGCCTACCGGACCCATTTCGGCATCGTGTTGGACCGGGAACCGGTCCTCGTCCTGGAGGGGCGCGCGGGGGAGGAGGACGGGCGGGAGGGCTGA
- the holA gene encoding DNA polymerase III subunit delta translates to MARKTANDDPLAPVTIAVGQEELLLDREVQQVVAAARAADADTDVRDLTPDQLQPGTLAELTSPSLFAERKVVVVRASQDLSADTVKDVKAYLGSPAEEITLVLLHAGGAKGKGLLDAARKAGAREVACPKMTKPADRLSFVRGEFRASGRSATPEACQALVDAIGSDLRELASACAQLAADVEGMIDDAVVARYYTGRAEASSFTVADRAVEGRAAEALEALRWAIATGVAPVMITSALAQGVRSIGKLASAPRGARPGDLARELGMPPWKIDRVRQQMRGWSADGVAAALRAVAEADAGVKGGGDDPEYALEKAVVAIARAARSRR, encoded by the coding sequence ATGGCCAGGAAGACAGCTAACGACGACCCGCTCGCCCCCGTCACGATCGCGGTGGGCCAGGAGGAGCTGCTGCTCGACCGCGAGGTGCAGCAGGTGGTGGCCGCTGCCCGGGCGGCCGATGCGGACACCGATGTGCGCGACCTCACCCCCGACCAGCTCCAGCCCGGCACCCTCGCCGAGCTGACCAGCCCCTCGCTCTTCGCCGAGCGCAAGGTCGTGGTGGTGCGCGCCTCCCAGGACCTGTCGGCGGACACCGTCAAGGACGTGAAGGCGTACCTCGGCTCGCCCGCCGAGGAGATCACCCTGGTCCTGCTGCACGCCGGAGGCGCCAAGGGCAAGGGGCTGTTGGACGCGGCCCGTAAGGCGGGGGCGCGCGAAGTGGCCTGCCCCAAGATGACCAAGCCCGCGGACCGACTGTCCTTCGTCCGCGGCGAGTTCCGGGCGTCCGGCCGCTCGGCCACGCCGGAAGCCTGCCAGGCACTGGTGGACGCCATCGGCAGCGATCTGCGCGAGCTGGCGTCGGCGTGCGCGCAGTTGGCCGCCGACGTCGAGGGCATGATCGACGACGCCGTGGTCGCCCGCTATTACACCGGCCGCGCGGAAGCGTCCAGCTTCACCGTCGCCGACCGTGCGGTCGAAGGGCGGGCCGCCGAGGCGTTGGAGGCGCTGCGCTGGGCGATCGCGACCGGGGTCGCCCCCGTCATGATCACCAGCGCGTTGGCGCAGGGCGTCCGGTCCATCGGCAAGCTGGCCTCCGCCCCGCGCGGTGCCCGCCCCGGCGACCTCGCCCGCGAACTGGGCATGCCGCCCTGGAAGATCGACCGGGTCCGGCAGCAGATGCGCGGTTGGTCGGCGGACGGCGTGGCGGCGGCGTTGCGCGCGGTGGCCGAGGCCGACGCGGGGGTGAAGGGCGGCGGGGACGACCCCGAATACGCCCTGGAGAAGGCCGTGGTGGCGATCGCACGGGCGGCCCGCTCGCGGCGATAG
- the rpsT gene encoding 30S ribosomal protein S20: MANIKSQMKRIKTNEKARQRNKAVKSSLKTAIRRTREAIEAGDLEKATAAQALAAQKLDKAVSKGVLHKNNAANKKSALAKKVAALKG; this comes from the coding sequence GTGGCGAACATCAAGTCCCAGATGAAGCGGATCAAGACCAACGAGAAGGCTCGTCAGCGCAACAAGGCTGTCAAGTCCTCGCTGAAGACCGCGATCCGTCGCACCCGCGAGGCCATCGAGGCCGGTGACCTGGAGAAGGCCACCGCCGCGCAGGCCCTGGCGGCCCAGAAGCTCGACAAGGCCGTCAGCAAGGGTGTGCTGCACAAGAACAACGCCGCCAACAAGAAGTCGGCGCTGGCCAAGAAGGTCGCCGCCCTCAAGGGCTGA